A single genomic interval of Megalobrama amblycephala isolate DHTTF-2021 linkage group LG17, ASM1881202v1, whole genome shotgun sequence harbors:
- the tmem68 gene encoding transmembrane protein 68 isoform X1, producing MSSGNESCLFENGSVSLLSCLVHVWEEWVGLGQLEDYLSFLEYLLWVFTPLAVVFILPFLIVILLYLSILFLHVYKRKIQLREAYSNNLWDGARKTLATLWDGHGAIWHGYEIHGLEKIPDEGPALIVYYHGAIPIDYYYFLASVIIQKGRTCHSVADHFLFKVPGFKLLLEVFSVIHGPQEECVKALRNGHLLGISPGGVREALFSDETYPLIWGKRKGFAQVAIDSKVPIIPMFTQNLREGFRSLGTLRFYRWVYERFRLPIAPIYGGFPVKFRTYLGDPIPYDPKLNAAELAEKVQQAVQALIDKHQKIPGNVLRALLERFQREHKED from the exons ATGTCCAGTGGGAATGAGTCCTGTCTGTTTGAGAATGGATCCGTCAGCCTCCTCTCCTGCTTAGTTCATGTGTGGGAGGAGTGGGTAGGGCTCGGGCAGCTCGAGGACTACCTCAGTTTCTTGGAGTATTTGCTGTGGGTTTTCACACCTCTAGCAGTGGTCTTCATCCTGCCTTTTCTCATTGTTATCCTCCTCTATCTATCCATACTCTTCCTCCATGTGTACAAACGCAAGATCCAGCTGAGGGAAGCTTATTCCAATAACCTGTGGGATGGTGCGAGGAAAACTTTGGCAACCCTATGGGATGGACATGGAGCTATTTGGCACG GTTATGAAATCCATGGTTTAGAGAAGATTCCAGACGAAGGACCGGCTCTCATAGTCTATTATCATGGGGCGATTCCTATAGACTATTATTATTTCTTGGCAAGTGTTATCATTCAGAAGGGAAGAACTTGTCATTCGGTGGCAGATCATTTTCTGTTCAAGGTCCCAG GGTTTAAGCTCCTCTTGGAAGTGTTTAGTGTGATCCACGGACCGCAGGAGGAGTGTGTGAAGGCCCTTCGGAACGGCCACCTCCTGGGCATCTCTCCTGGAGGAGTACGGGAAGCCTTGTTCAGCGATGAGACGTACCCTCTGATCTGGGGCAAACGCAAGGGATTTGCACAAGTGGCCATTGACTCTAAAGTG CCAATTATACCAATGTTTACTCAAAACTTGAGGGAGGGATTTCGCTCTCTAGGAACATTAA GATTTTACCGATGGGTGTATGAGAGGTTTCGTCTGCCTATAGCGCCCATCTATGGAGGATTTCCAGTCAAATTTCGCACCTACTTGGGTGACCCCATTCCGTACGACCCCAAACTCAATGCAGCTGAGTTGGCTGAAAAG GTGCAACAGGCAGTTCAAGCACTTATCGACAAACACCAGAAGATACCTGGAAACGTCCTCCGAGCTCTTTTGGAGCGATTCCAAAGGGAACACAAAGAAGATTAA
- the tmem68 gene encoding transmembrane protein 68 isoform X2, which yields MSSGNESCLFENGSVSLLSCLVHVWEEWIQLREAYSNNLWDGARKTLATLWDGHGAIWHGYEIHGLEKIPDEGPALIVYYHGAIPIDYYYFLASVIIQKGRTCHSVADHFLFKVPGFKLLLEVFSVIHGPQEECVKALRNGHLLGISPGGVREALFSDETYPLIWGKRKGFAQVAIDSKVPIIPMFTQNLREGFRSLGTLRFYRWVYERFRLPIAPIYGGFPVKFRTYLGDPIPYDPKLNAAELAEKVQQAVQALIDKHQKIPGNVLRALLERFQREHKED from the exons ATGTCCAGTGGGAATGAGTCCTGTCTGTTTGAGAATGGATCCGTCAGCCTCCTCTCCTGCTTAGTTCATGTGTGGGAGGAGTGG ATCCAGCTGAGGGAAGCTTATTCCAATAACCTGTGGGATGGTGCGAGGAAAACTTTGGCAACCCTATGGGATGGACATGGAGCTATTTGGCACG GTTATGAAATCCATGGTTTAGAGAAGATTCCAGACGAAGGACCGGCTCTCATAGTCTATTATCATGGGGCGATTCCTATAGACTATTATTATTTCTTGGCAAGTGTTATCATTCAGAAGGGAAGAACTTGTCATTCGGTGGCAGATCATTTTCTGTTCAAGGTCCCAG GGTTTAAGCTCCTCTTGGAAGTGTTTAGTGTGATCCACGGACCGCAGGAGGAGTGTGTGAAGGCCCTTCGGAACGGCCACCTCCTGGGCATCTCTCCTGGAGGAGTACGGGAAGCCTTGTTCAGCGATGAGACGTACCCTCTGATCTGGGGCAAACGCAAGGGATTTGCACAAGTGGCCATTGACTCTAAAGTG CCAATTATACCAATGTTTACTCAAAACTTGAGGGAGGGATTTCGCTCTCTAGGAACATTAA GATTTTACCGATGGGTGTATGAGAGGTTTCGTCTGCCTATAGCGCCCATCTATGGAGGATTTCCAGTCAAATTTCGCACCTACTTGGGTGACCCCATTCCGTACGACCCCAAACTCAATGCAGCTGAGTTGGCTGAAAAG GTGCAACAGGCAGTTCAAGCACTTATCGACAAACACCAGAAGATACCTGGAAACGTCCTCCGAGCTCTTTTGGAGCGATTCCAAAGGGAACACAAAGAAGATTAA